The Mucilaginibacter mallensis genome has a segment encoding these proteins:
- the thiL gene encoding thiamine-phosphate kinase, with translation MFDNKEKTNIEELGEFGLINYLTKNIQLVQKSTVKGVGDDAAVLNAEGKRVLVSTDMLLEGIHFDLAYTPLKHLGYKAIQVNLSDIYAMNGKAEQVTVSIGMSSKFPLEAIEELYEGIYLACEKYSVDLVGGDTTSSKQGLVISVTSIGYADEKDIVYRNGAEEGDLICVSGDLGGAYIGLQLLEREKQIYLENPKIQPDLEGKDYIVERQLKPEARGDIIDLLKEIDVKPTSMIDVSDGLASELLHICKQSNKGCNLYEEKIPLDPMTFETAREFNLDPTVCALSGGEDYELLFTVKQADYDKIKFKMDITIIGYITEPAAGCNLVTKGGAVHPLKAQGWNAFKSGE, from the coding sequence ATGTTCGATAATAAAGAGAAAACCAATATTGAGGAGTTAGGTGAATTTGGTTTAATAAATTACCTGACCAAAAATATACAACTGGTACAAAAAAGCACTGTTAAAGGTGTTGGTGATGATGCAGCAGTACTAAATGCTGAAGGAAAAAGAGTATTAGTATCAACCGATATGTTGCTGGAAGGCATTCATTTCGATTTGGCTTACACGCCATTAAAGCATTTAGGCTATAAAGCAATACAGGTAAACCTGAGCGATATATACGCCATGAATGGTAAAGCCGAGCAGGTAACAGTATCGATAGGGATGTCGAGCAAATTTCCGTTAGAGGCGATAGAGGAATTGTATGAAGGTATATATTTAGCCTGTGAAAAATATAGTGTTGATTTGGTAGGTGGCGATACCACCTCATCAAAACAAGGTTTGGTTATAAGTGTAACTTCAATTGGTTATGCTGATGAAAAGGATATTGTTTACCGTAATGGCGCTGAGGAAGGCGACCTGATCTGTGTATCTGGTGATTTAGGTGGGGCTTATATCGGCCTGCAATTGTTGGAACGTGAGAAACAGATCTATCTGGAAAACCCAAAAATTCAACCCGATCTTGAAGGAAAAGATTATATAGTTGAGCGTCAGCTAAAGCCGGAGGCTCGCGGTGATATTATTGATCTGTTAAAGGAAATTGATGTTAAACCAACGTCGATGATAGATGTATCGGATGGTTTGGCTTCGGAATTACTGCATATATGTAAACAAAGCAACAAAGGGTGTAATTTGTACGAGGAAAAGATCCCGCTCGACCCAATGACCTTTGAAACCGCCCGCGAATTTAATCTTGACCCAACCGTGTGCGCCCTGAGTGGTGGCGAAGACTACGAGCTTCTCTTTACCGTTAAACAAGCCGATTACGACAAGATTAAGTTTAAAATGGATATTACCATCATCGGTTACATAACAGAGCCTGCGGCGGGCTGTAATCTGGTAACTAAAGGCGGAGCGGTACATCCGCTAAAGGCGCAGGGGTGGAATGCGTTTAAGAGCGGGGAATAG
- the rmuC gene encoding DNA recombination protein RmuC, whose product MSVFVLIAAVVILLIAVFLFIKKPVAADGISAEDFARLKNESDQLKIALAKAEERAFGLAAERDKADKQLQDERIRYENSLNVLNQDLLTEKNRMAKAEEQFKAQRERLGEQEKSIQEIQQKFQLEFQNVANKLLDEKSQKFVETNRANLDVLLNPLKENIKAFEEKVDKVYNMEAAERNTLKGVITQLMDLNKLISSEAQNLTKALKGDNKKQGNWGEVILERVLERSGLVKDQEYRMQVSLSGSDGSRLQPDVIIDLPDEKHLIIDSKVSLIAYERLVNCETEDERKLYSKAHVESIRSHVNGLSAKNYHDLYQINSPDFVLLFIPIESSFSFAVQLDAELFSDAWDKRVVIVSPSTLLATLRTIASIWKQERQNRNVLEIARLSGAMYDKFVGFVGDMESIGKNIKQSQGAYDNAINKLTEGNGNLTKTAEKIKSLGAKANKQLDQKYIDQDDVAEQVKGELK is encoded by the coding sequence ATGAGTGTTTTTGTTTTAATCGCTGCCGTTGTAATTCTTTTAATTGCTGTGTTTCTTTTTATCAAAAAACCGGTTGCTGCCGATGGTATTTCGGCAGAGGACTTTGCACGGCTAAAAAATGAAAGTGATCAGCTTAAAATTGCTTTAGCCAAAGCAGAGGAACGTGCCTTTGGTTTAGCTGCCGAACGCGACAAAGCCGACAAGCAATTACAGGATGAGCGTATCCGCTATGAAAACTCATTGAACGTTTTAAACCAAGACCTGCTTACCGAAAAAAACCGCATGGCCAAAGCCGAAGAACAGTTCAAGGCCCAGCGCGAAAGGTTAGGCGAACAGGAAAAAAGCATACAGGAAATACAGCAAAAATTTCAACTGGAATTTCAGAATGTGGCCAATAAGCTATTGGATGAAAAGTCGCAAAAGTTTGTGGAAACCAACCGTGCTAATTTAGACGTATTACTGAATCCGCTAAAAGAAAATATCAAGGCTTTTGAGGAAAAGGTTGATAAGGTTTACAATATGGAGGCCGCTGAGCGCAACACCCTTAAAGGTGTGATCACACAGTTGATGGATCTGAATAAACTCATCAGCAGCGAAGCGCAAAATCTAACAAAAGCACTTAAAGGCGATAATAAAAAGCAAGGTAACTGGGGCGAGGTAATATTGGAGCGTGTTTTGGAGCGCTCAGGCTTAGTAAAAGACCAGGAATACCGTATGCAGGTAAGTTTATCGGGCAGCGATGGCAGTCGTTTACAACCCGATGTTATTATCGACCTGCCGGATGAAAAACATTTGATCATCGACTCTAAAGTATCCTTAATAGCTTATGAGCGCCTGGTAAATTGTGAAACCGAGGACGAGCGCAAGCTATATTCAAAAGCACATGTGGAATCTATCCGCAGCCACGTGAACGGCCTTTCTGCAAAAAATTATCATGACCTATACCAGATCAATTCGCCTGATTTTGTTTTGCTGTTTATACCGATAGAATCATCTTTCAGTTTCGCGGTGCAGTTAGATGCGGAGTTATTCAGCGATGCATGGGATAAACGAGTGGTAATTGTAAGTCCGTCTACTTTACTGGCAACCCTACGTACCATCGCCAGCATCTGGAAACAGGAACGCCAAAACCGCAACGTATTGGAAATTGCCCGCCTAAGCGGCGCTATGTATGACAAGTTTGTGGGCTTTGTAGGTGATATGGAAAGCATCGGCAAAAACATAAAACAAAGCCAGGGCGCTTATGATAATGCTATCAACAAATTAACCGAAGGCAACGGCAACCTCACCAAAACTGCCGAAAAAATTAAGAGTTTAGGTGCTAAGGCTAATAAACAACTGGATCAGAAGTATATTGATCAGGATGATGTGGCGGAGCAGGTGAAGGGAGAGTTGAAATAA
- a CDS encoding gliding motility lipoprotein GldH — translation MMTRAFKTLYLLPVILITLYCSGCTDPNAVMDKSVEIDNHNWSYVNRAKFDVKIDDANIPYNLYFNLRVTADYKYANIFILMHQAGPDNKPTSTRMEFKLANTDGEWLGTGSGNLYSYQMLFKSTYRFPAKGVYHFEIEQNMRDNPLREVSDVGLRVEKDKAP, via the coding sequence ATGATGACACGGGCATTTAAAACACTATACCTTTTACCGGTTATATTAATAACATTATACTGCAGCGGCTGCACCGACCCAAACGCGGTGATGGATAAGAGCGTGGAAATTGATAACCACAACTGGTCGTACGTTAACCGGGCTAAGTTTGATGTTAAAATTGATGACGCCAACATCCCCTATAACCTGTATTTTAATTTAAGGGTAACTGCAGATTATAAATACGCCAACATCTTTATTTTGATGCACCAAGCCGGGCCGGATAATAAGCCAACCTCAACCCGTATGGAGTTTAAACTGGCAAATACCGATGGCGAATGGTTGGGCACGGGTTCAGGTAATTTGTACAGTTACCAGATGCTGTTTAAATCAACCTACAGGTTCCCGGCTAAAGGCGTTTACCATTTTGAGATTGAGCAGAATATGCGCGATAACCCACTGCGTGAAGTGAGCGATGTTGGCTTGAGGGTTGAAAAAGATAAAGCTCCCTGA
- the ricT gene encoding regulatory iron-sulfur-containing complex subunit RicT has translation MGCGSCSTGGGCSPAGCKSNGSCLTNGCSKLDVYDWLSHMDMPTNYKPFQVIEVKFKGSRKEFYLNNDNIYLEAGELVVVETATGGYDVGHVSITGELVRMQMVKRRVKEADVTKKIYRKATVADVDKWKAAKDLEWETMHRSRKLALELNLSMKLSDVDYQGDKTKATFYYTAEGRVDFRELIKKMAEQFRIRIEMRQIGMRQEASRLGGIGSCGRELCCSTWLTDFKTVSTSAARYQNLSLNTLKLAGQCGKLKCCLNYELDTYMDALKHIPDNVNVLKTERGDARLQKTDIFKKLMWFSYPREESWIPLPISKVKEIQQQNKDGIIPADLGEIIPVETLTAKAPDYENVVGQDSLTRLDERSRNNNKKKNKNRNKNSNPNGGGATQANPQPNQLRPQPAVAREANANRPPRPERQQKPQGQPSAEGAKPEGAKPSGNNRRHKHRRPNQNNQNRPDNNPGKSVE, from the coding sequence ATGGGATGTGGAAGTTGCTCAACAGGGGGCGGATGCTCACCTGCAGGCTGCAAAAGTAATGGCTCATGCCTTACTAACGGTTGCAGCAAATTAGATGTTTACGATTGGCTGTCGCACATGGATATGCCGACAAATTATAAACCGTTTCAGGTTATCGAAGTTAAATTTAAGGGTTCAAGAAAAGAGTTTTATCTGAATAATGATAACATTTACCTTGAAGCAGGCGAGCTTGTGGTGGTTGAAACCGCTACCGGCGGCTATGATGTTGGCCACGTATCCATAACCGGAGAGCTGGTGCGGATGCAGATGGTTAAACGCCGCGTAAAGGAAGCTGATGTAACCAAAAAAATATACCGCAAAGCTACTGTAGCCGATGTTGACAAGTGGAAAGCCGCCAAAGATCTGGAATGGGAAACAATGCACAGATCCCGCAAATTGGCGCTTGAACTTAACCTGAGCATGAAGCTGAGCGATGTGGATTACCAGGGCGATAAAACCAAAGCCACCTTTTATTATACGGCCGAAGGCCGCGTCGATTTTCGGGAATTGATCAAGAAAATGGCGGAACAGTTCAGGATACGGATTGAGATGCGCCAGATAGGCATGCGCCAGGAAGCCAGCAGGCTGGGCGGTATCGGTTCATGCGGGCGCGAGCTTTGCTGCTCAACCTGGCTAACCGATTTTAAAACGGTATCTACTTCGGCCGCGAGGTATCAAAACTTATCGTTGAATACCTTGAAACTTGCCGGCCAATGTGGTAAGTTAAAGTGCTGTTTGAACTACGAGCTTGATACTTATATGGATGCGCTTAAGCATATCCCCGATAATGTAAATGTGCTGAAAACCGAAAGGGGAGACGCCCGTTTGCAAAAAACGGATATATTTAAAAAGCTGATGTGGTTCAGCTATCCGCGAGAAGAATCATGGATCCCGCTACCAATAAGCAAGGTTAAAGAAATTCAGCAACAGAACAAGGATGGCATTATTCCTGCCGATCTGGGCGAAATTATTCCGGTTGAAACACTTACAGCCAAGGCACCTGACTATGAAAATGTTGTTGGCCAGGATAGCTTAACCCGTTTGGACGAACGCAGCCGCAACAACAATAAAAAGAAGAACAAGAACCGGAATAAAAATTCAAATCCAAATGGCGGTGGTGCTACCCAAGCCAATCCTCAGCCTAACCAACTAAGGCCACAACCTGCTGTTGCCCGCGAAGCAAACGCAAACAGACCACCAAGACCGGAAAGGCAGCAAAAACCACAGGGCCAACCCAGTGCAGAAGGTGCAAAGCCGGAAGGTGCAAAACCAAGCGGTAATAACAGGCGTCATAAACACCGCCGTCCAAACCAAAATAATCAAAACCGTCCCGATAATAACCCCGGGAAATCAGTAGAATAA
- a CDS encoding DNA polymerase III subunit encodes MQFKEIVGQEAIKQRLMNTVDENRVSHAQLFLGPEGSGSLALAVAYAQYLCCEDKQPDDSCGVCSSCRKYQKLMHPDLHFSYPFFAKHKDDNALTFIEQWREAFIAYPYLNLDIWRDYLDAENKQANINIAECHQIIKKLSLKPFESTYKILILWLPEYLDKEGNALLKIIEEPQPNTLFLLVAQNQDQILNTILSRTQLVKIPALEYDEIKEHLISKYNQTEDAAAEIAYLCNGNLTEALIMLQQDTKGYHKLFIDWLRLCFGNKGLEILSFVDQLAKMGRENQKNFLRYGISFIREICLLLAGADNLVHLPASELETAQKMTTVMNIAMAQAISAELEKAHYHVERNANPKILFLDVSLQIIKTVKFKTIPQGTQYMPN; translated from the coding sequence ATGCAGTTTAAAGAGATAGTAGGGCAGGAAGCCATAAAACAACGATTGATGAACACGGTGGATGAGAACCGGGTGAGTCATGCGCAGTTATTTTTGGGTCCGGAGGGATCGGGCAGTCTGGCGCTCGCGGTTGCTTATGCCCAGTATTTATGTTGCGAGGATAAACAGCCTGACGATTCATGCGGTGTATGTTCATCATGCCGTAAGTATCAGAAACTGATGCACCCCGATCTGCATTTTTCCTATCCATTCTTCGCTAAACATAAAGACGATAACGCGCTGACTTTTATTGAGCAATGGCGAGAAGCATTTATAGCCTATCCGTATTTAAACCTCGATATCTGGCGCGATTACCTGGATGCCGAAAACAAGCAGGCCAATATCAACATTGCCGAGTGCCACCAGATTATCAAAAAATTGAGCTTAAAGCCTTTTGAATCAACCTATAAAATTTTGATCCTTTGGCTGCCCGAGTATTTAGATAAAGAGGGCAATGCCCTGCTCAAGATCATAGAAGAACCACAGCCCAACACGCTGTTTTTACTGGTGGCCCAAAACCAGGATCAGATATTAAACACCATACTTTCGCGTACACAACTGGTAAAAATACCGGCATTAGAGTACGACGAGATAAAGGAACACCTCATCAGCAAATACAACCAAACCGAAGATGCTGCCGCCGAAATAGCTTATTTATGCAATGGCAATTTAACCGAAGCGCTGATAATGCTGCAGCAGGACACCAAAGGCTACCATAAATTATTTATTGATTGGCTGCGCCTGTGTTTCGGTAACAAGGGTTTAGAAATATTAAGCTTTGTCGATCAACTGGCGAAGATGGGGCGTGAAAACCAAAAAAACTTTTTAAGATACGGCATTAGTTTTATACGCGAGATCTGCCTGTTACTTGCAGGTGCCGACAACCTGGTACACCTGCCTGCAAGTGAGCTGGAAACCGCGCAAAAAATGACCACAGTGATGAATATTGCAATGGCGCAAGCTATCAGCGCAGAGCTGGAAAAGGCGCATTATCATGTGGAACGAAATGCAAACCCTAAAATTTTATTTTTAGATGTATCTTTACAGATTATAAAAACAGTAAAGTTTAAAACGATCCCGCAAGGGACACAATATATGCCGAATTAA
- the ruvX gene encoding Holliday junction resolvase RuvX: protein MRIMAFDFGTKRIGIAVTDPLQIIATGLDTIHPQYIVDYLKNYLQTEQVERFIVGEPKQMDNTPSQSAVHVKGFVTILKKNFPEISVEMLDERFTSKMASATIAQSGMNKKHRQNKELVDTISAVILLQSWMERKIT, encoded by the coding sequence ATGAGAATAATGGCCTTTGATTTCGGTACAAAGCGTATCGGCATAGCGGTTACCGATCCCTTGCAGATCATCGCTACCGGGTTGGATACCATCCATCCGCAGTATATTGTTGACTACCTGAAAAACTATTTACAAACCGAGCAGGTGGAGCGCTTTATTGTTGGCGAACCTAAACAAATGGATAATACGCCATCGCAATCAGCGGTGCATGTGAAGGGGTTTGTTACGATCCTCAAAAAAAACTTCCCTGAAATATCCGTTGAAATGCTGGATGAACGCTTCACCTCAAAAATGGCGTCGGCAACCATAGCCCAAAGCGGCATGAACAAAAAACACAGGCAGAATAAAGAGTTGGTGGATACGATCTCGGCGGTGATACTTTTGCAGTCATGGATGGAAAGAAAAATAACGTAG
- the dinD gene encoding DNA damage-inducible protein D, with the protein MEEKSVFEGIKHLNSIGQEYWSGRELYKVLNYIKWEKFLNVIDKAKEACKNSAQEVDDHFPRVEKMVELGSGAKRDIGDLHLSRYACYLIIQNADPSKEVVALGQTYFAIQTRKQEIMEQSFEQLRSEEEKRLYLRKEMAEHNKHLADAAKDAGVIQPWEYAVFQNHGYMGLYNGLGAKEIHAKKSLKKNQNILDHMGSTELAANLFRATQTEEKLKREKIKGKANANKAHYEVGKKVRQTIKELGGTMPEELPAENSIKKLDTGN; encoded by the coding sequence ATGGAAGAAAAAAGTGTTTTTGAAGGAATAAAACATCTGAATAGTATAGGGCAAGAATATTGGAGTGGGCGAGAATTGTACAAAGTATTAAATTACATAAAATGGGAAAAGTTTCTGAATGTAATTGATAAAGCAAAAGAAGCGTGTAAAAATTCAGCGCAAGAGGTGGACGACCATTTTCCCCGGGTGGAGAAAATGGTAGAACTCGGCTCTGGGGCTAAGCGTGATATTGGTGATTTGCATCTTTCAAGATATGCTTGCTATCTAATTATTCAAAATGCCGACCCTTCAAAAGAAGTTGTTGCTTTGGGACAAACATATTTTGCAATACAAACAAGAAAGCAGGAGATTATGGAGCAATCCTTTGAACAACTGCGTAGTGAAGAAGAAAAGAGATTGTATTTAAGAAAAGAAATGGCTGAGCATAATAAACATTTGGCAGATGCAGCCAAAGATGCTGGCGTAATACAACCCTGGGAATATGCCGTATTTCAAAACCACGGTTACATGGGCTTGTATAATGGATTAGGAGCGAAAGAAATTCATGCTAAGAAAAGCCTAAAGAAAAATCAAAATATACTCGATCATATGGGTAGTACTGAGTTAGCTGCAAACCTATTCCGTGCCACACAAACAGAAGAGAAATTAAAAAGAGAAAAGATTAAAGGAAAAGCGAATGCGAACAAAGCGCATTATGAAGTTGGGAAGAAAGTAAGGCAAACAATTAAAGAATTAGGTGGTACAATGCCGGAAGAATTGCCTGCCGAAAACAGTATAAAAAAGCTGGATACGGGTAATTAA
- a CDS encoding O-methyltransferase yields MEILPHDLQEYLDDHCDPEPEALQKINRDTYLKVLKPHMLSGHYQGRLLSFLSKMMQPKRILEIGTFTGYATICLAEGLTEDGIIHTIEVNREMEEMLNSHFKSTNVENKIRLHFGAAEAVIADLDEKNFDIVFIDADKKNNYSYFQLIFDKVRSGGLIIIDNVLWKGKVYGEENDADTQGIRKLNDMITADTRVEKLILPVRDGILLIRKK; encoded by the coding sequence ATGGAAATTCTCCCCCATGACCTTCAGGAATACCTGGATGATCATTGCGATCCGGAACCGGAAGCGTTGCAAAAGATCAACCGGGACACCTATCTCAAGGTGCTGAAACCGCACATGCTATCGGGCCATTATCAGGGCCGGTTGCTGAGCTTTTTGAGCAAAATGATGCAGCCAAAACGCATTTTAGAGATAGGCACCTTTACAGGTTACGCCACTATTTGCCTGGCCGAGGGCCTAACCGAAGATGGTATTATACATACCATTGAAGTTAACCGCGAGATGGAGGAAATGCTCAATTCACATTTTAAATCAACAAATGTGGAAAACAAAATCAGGCTGCATTTTGGCGCCGCAGAGGCGGTTATCGCCGATTTAGATGAAAAAAACTTCGACATTGTGTTTATTGATGCTGATAAAAAGAATAATTATTCCTACTTTCAGTTAATATTTGACAAAGTCAGGTCCGGTGGATTAATAATAATTGACAATGTTTTGTGGAAAGGAAAGGTATACGGCGAAGAAAATGATGCCGATACGCAAGGAATCCGCAAACTTAATGACATGATAACCGCAGACACGAGAGTTGAAAAACTAATCCTCCCGGTGCGAGATGGTATCCTGCTCATCAGAAAAAAATAG
- a CDS encoding glucosaminidase domain-containing protein, whose translation MKKFLLITTLLISTLAASAQKNTSESYIDKFKDDAIRIMHETGVPASIILGVAMHESGCGNSNIARNLNNQFGVKGGGTSVYYKNNKKVRSPYKQYDSVMDSFQDFARIMTERKQFSHLAEQLSHYDYLGWAKGIQHSGYCSSRKWAAQVLGIIQKYQLNSLDEKPADPTQLPQNAK comes from the coding sequence ATGAAGAAATTCTTACTGATTACAACACTGTTAATATCTACACTTGCTGCTTCAGCACAAAAAAATACCTCAGAATCGTATATTGATAAGTTCAAGGATGATGCCATTCGCATTATGCATGAAACAGGTGTGCCTGCCAGCATTATTTTAGGTGTAGCAATGCATGAGTCGGGTTGCGGCAACAGCAACATTGCCCGTAATTTAAATAACCAGTTTGGTGTAAAAGGCGGCGGAACATCCGTTTATTACAAAAACAATAAAAAAGTACGCTCGCCCTATAAACAATATGATTCGGTAATGGATTCGTTCCAGGATTTTGCCCGCATCATGACGGAAAGAAAGCAATTCAGTCACCTGGCCGAGCAACTTTCGCATTATGATTATTTGGGCTGGGCAAAGGGTATACAGCATAGCGGTTATTGCAGCAGCCGCAAATGGGCAGCACAAGTATTGGGTATTATCCAGAAATACCAGCTTAATTCGCTCGACGAAAAACCGGCTGATCCAACGCAATTACCACAAAACGCGAAATAA
- a CDS encoding glucosaminidase domain-containing protein yields the protein MRKTAYLLISVAFLGSCSAHRNTISNHQAYRNNQSVQKANSASIAGYTPYTSLQYIDRFKGIAIQEMNLYGIPASITLAQGLFESGSGNGELARVANNHFGIKCTSDWTGKGYYKDDDNKNDCFRVYDTPEESFRDHSKFLQRKNYAPLFELDKDDYQGWAYGLKKAGYATNPNYPQLLINVIQKYHLDQYDRPEGDVQKIKREDRVLTQINQNIGTAAKDSVIQSTPTDKLYTVQQGDTLYNISKRFGLTVDDLKALNNMADNNIKIGQKLVVSK from the coding sequence ATGCGTAAAACAGCTTATTTATTGATATCCGTTGCTTTTTTGGGCTCGTGCTCGGCTCACCGTAACACCATCAGCAATCACCAGGCTTACAGAAACAATCAAAGCGTTCAAAAAGCCAATAGTGCGTCAATCGCCGGTTATACCCCTTATACCTCCTTACAATATATCGATCGATTTAAAGGAATAGCCATACAGGAAATGAACCTTTATGGCATACCCGCGAGTATTACACTGGCCCAGGGTTTGTTTGAATCGGGCAGTGGAAATGGCGAACTGGCCAGGGTTGCCAACAACCATTTCGGCATAAAATGTACCAGCGACTGGACCGGGAAAGGCTATTACAAGGATGACGATAACAAGAATGATTGTTTCCGGGTTTATGATACGCCGGAAGAATCATTCCGCGACCACTCTAAATTTTTACAGCGTAAAAATTACGCGCCATTATTTGAGCTGGATAAGGACGATTACCAGGGCTGGGCTTACGGATTAAAAAAAGCAGGTTATGCTACCAACCCCAATTATCCGCAATTGCTCATCAACGTTATTCAAAAATATCACCTCGATCAATATGACCGCCCCGAAGGCGATGTGCAAAAAATTAAACGCGAAGACAGGGTGCTTACCCAGATCAACCAAAATATAGGAACAGCGGCAAAAGATTCAGTTATTCAAAGCACTCCCACCGATAAATTGTACACCGTACAGCAGGGCGATACACTATATAACATATCAAAACGTTTTGGCCTTACGGTTGATGATTTAAAGGCCCTTAATAACATGGCTGATAATAATATAAAGATCGGGCAAAAGCTGGTGGTGAGTAAGTAA
- a CDS encoding peptidase associated/transthyretin-like domain-containing protein — MRLGLLFLFFFVSVDVFAQEKSLTGIVFDKNSKERIAQVNVLNTATGKSVYVNLKAEFAIDARIGDKLIFTKLNYRPDTVTVQNYTALAVYIQPLSIQLKEVTIHDSLATPEQMLEATKRNYPNIYGSIANTDLLSIGADGGGAGLSIDGLYNMFSRSGRNAAHLRENIQQDYYQNVIDYRFNKTLVGRITGLKDAQLADFMQKYRPGYYTVITASDYEFITYIKTNLRRYLRRPKLYTLPPLVK; from the coding sequence ATGAGATTAGGGCTGTTATTTTTATTTTTTTTTGTATCGGTTGATGTTTTTGCTCAGGAAAAGTCGCTCACAGGTATTGTGTTCGATAAGAATTCAAAAGAACGCATTGCACAGGTAAACGTACTGAATACCGCTACCGGAAAGTCTGTTTATGTTAATTTGAAAGCGGAGTTTGCCATTGATGCCCGAATTGGCGATAAATTGATATTTACCAAACTAAATTATCGCCCGGATACAGTTACTGTGCAAAATTACACCGCGCTTGCTGTATATATTCAGCCGTTATCTATCCAGCTAAAGGAAGTTACCATACATGACTCGCTTGCCACCCCTGAACAAATGCTTGAGGCTACCAAACGAAATTACCCTAATATTTATGGCTCCATTGCCAATACCGACCTGTTGAGCATTGGCGCTGATGGCGGCGGTGCGGGGTTAAGTATTGACGGCCTGTATAATATGTTTAGTCGCAGTGGGCGAAACGCGGCACATTTACGTGAAAATATTCAACAGGATTATTACCAAAACGTGATCGACTACCGTTTTAACAAAACACTGGTTGGGCGCATAACCGGTTTAAAGGATGCCCAGTTGGCTGACTTTATGCAAAAATACCGCCCCGGCTATTACACCGTAATAACAGCCAGCGATTATGAGTTTATAACCTATATAAAGACAAATTTGCGCAGATACCTACGGCGCCCCAAGCTATATACACTGCCGCCATTGGTTAAATAA
- a CDS encoding DUF3078 domain-containing protein — protein MINKGWSLFLGIVFSCAMPAVAQVSDTSKIDSIKVDTGMLNKFRADSRKNALPVRVRPVLITPELIPVTLPDYTFSYWHKLILFNLNFNQAGFTNNWSGGGVNSVALGANFDFKSEYNKAPLDYTNELNFIYGASKNKGQGFRKTNDYIYFDNKIATQLSKKWLFFGSLNFTSQFSDGYTYNDPSPPTLISRFMAPGYLTESVGLEYKPSKFFDWRLGAATAKQTFVLDTSIAHTAVGYYGVLPRHTFVNQMAFQSVATFDKDVMKNLHLNMRYTLFIPYTQPLAFVSHRVDAVLTAKVNSLVAVTINGTFLYDKTVGPQAQGTETLGLGILYKFP, from the coding sequence ATGATAAATAAAGGCTGGAGTTTATTTTTAGGAATAGTTTTTTCATGCGCAATGCCCGCTGTGGCGCAGGTATCAGATACATCCAAAATAGATAGTATTAAAGTTGATACGGGCATGTTAAATAAGTTCCGTGCTGATTCGCGTAAAAATGCATTACCTGTACGGGTAAGGCCAGTACTGATCACCCCCGAGTTAATCCCTGTAACCCTGCCCGATTATACTTTTAGCTACTGGCATAAATTAATACTTTTCAACCTTAATTTTAACCAGGCCGGCTTTACCAATAACTGGAGCGGTGGTGGTGTAAACTCCGTAGCACTGGGAGCCAACTTTGATTTTAAATCAGAATATAACAAAGCCCCGCTCGATTATACTAATGAGCTTAACTTTATTTACGGCGCATCAAAAAATAAAGGGCAAGGTTTTAGAAAAACAAACGACTATATATACTTTGATAATAAAATAGCAACCCAGCTATCAAAGAAATGGTTGTTTTTCGGTTCATTAAACTTTACATCGCAGTTTTCCGATGGCTATACGTACAATGATCCATCGCCCCCAACATTAATATCTCGTTTTATGGCCCCGGGTTATTTAACAGAATCGGTGGGTTTGGAGTATAAGCCTTCAAAATTTTTCGATTGGCGCCTGGGTGCTGCTACAGCAAAACAAACCTTTGTTTTAGATACCTCTATTGCTCATACCGCCGTTGGTTATTATGGTGTACTACCCCGTCATACCTTTGTTAATCAAATGGCATTCCAGTCGGTTGCCACGTTTGATAAGGATGTGATGAAAAACCTGCATTTAAATATGCGATACACCCTATTTATCCCATATACGCAGCCGCTCGCTTTCGTAAGCCACCGTGTTGATGCCGTACTTACTGCAAAGGTAAACTCATTGGTAGCCGTCACCATAAACGGAACTTTCCTGTATGATAAAACGGTAGGGCCACAGGCACAGGGTACTGAAACCTTAGGGTTGGGTATTCTCTATAAGTTTCCGTAG